Proteins encoded together in one Tautonia rosea window:
- a CDS encoding acyl CoA:acetate/3-ketoacid CoA transferase yields the protein MTPRIENLLCSADEAVEAINDGQTLVSGGFVGAAHPEALTAAIKARFLQTGHPQGLTLLYAAGQGDGADRGLNHLGHRGLLARVIGGHWGLAPRIGQLALADEIEAYNFPQGVICHLLRDIAAGRPGCITGVGLGTFIDPIHQGGRMNARSSPDLVQRLELDGRPWLFYRAFPVHIGLIRGTAADIHGNLVMDEEAIIGEVLAIAQAVHNCGGTVIAQVRRLLPQAAPPMSVRVPGILIDRIVLASGDQHDQTFAERFNPTYCRPGNVDLLDDRPRLSAGVRRIIASRACDELKPGAIANLGIGMPEGIALIAAERGLLGAVTLTVESGPIGGVPAGGLSFGASSHPEAIVDQPAQFDFYDGGGLDFAALGAAEIDQKGNVNVSRFGTRLAGVGGFVNISQNARRVVFCGTMTSGGLEVEVSKGRLRIVREGSVRKFVPIVEQQSYAAHVARQKGQEALYVTERAVFQMTEEGLELIEVAPGIDLQRDVIDQMGFRPLIHEPKFMPISAFDHDTEDI from the coding sequence GTGACCCCTCGCATCGAAAACCTCCTGTGCTCGGCCGACGAGGCCGTCGAGGCGATCAACGACGGTCAAACCCTGGTCAGTGGTGGCTTTGTCGGAGCGGCCCATCCTGAAGCCCTCACCGCGGCGATCAAGGCCCGATTTCTCCAGACCGGCCATCCCCAAGGGTTGACCTTGCTTTACGCCGCCGGTCAGGGAGACGGCGCTGATCGTGGGCTCAATCACCTCGGTCATCGCGGATTGCTGGCCCGAGTCATCGGCGGCCACTGGGGGCTTGCTCCTCGGATCGGCCAGCTTGCGCTGGCCGATGAGATCGAAGCGTACAACTTCCCGCAGGGGGTCATCTGCCACCTGCTCCGCGATATTGCCGCCGGTCGGCCCGGATGCATTACAGGGGTTGGTCTAGGGACATTTATTGATCCGATTCACCAGGGCGGGCGCATGAATGCTAGGTCGTCGCCCGATCTGGTCCAGCGTCTCGAACTTGACGGCCGCCCCTGGTTGTTCTATCGAGCATTTCCAGTCCATATCGGCCTGATCCGAGGGACGGCCGCCGACATCCACGGCAACCTTGTCATGGATGAGGAAGCGATCATCGGCGAAGTCCTGGCCATCGCTCAGGCCGTTCACAATTGCGGAGGGACGGTCATCGCCCAGGTCCGTCGGCTCCTTCCCCAAGCGGCCCCTCCCATGTCGGTCCGAGTCCCGGGAATCCTGATCGATCGAATCGTCCTTGCCTCTGGAGATCAACACGACCAGACCTTCGCCGAGAGGTTCAACCCAACCTACTGTCGCCCCGGCAATGTAGATTTGCTCGACGACCGCCCCCGATTGTCGGCAGGCGTGCGACGGATCATTGCATCGCGGGCCTGCGATGAGCTCAAGCCGGGCGCGATCGCCAACCTTGGCATCGGGATGCCGGAAGGAATCGCTTTGATCGCTGCCGAACGAGGCTTGCTCGGAGCCGTGACCTTGACCGTCGAGAGCGGGCCGATTGGCGGCGTTCCGGCCGGCGGTCTCAGCTTTGGTGCCTCAAGCCATCCCGAGGCAATTGTTGATCAACCCGCTCAGTTCGACTTCTACGACGGCGGCGGCCTTGACTTCGCTGCCCTTGGAGCCGCCGAAATCGACCAGAAAGGAAACGTCAACGTCTCTCGATTCGGAACACGTCTGGCAGGAGTCGGCGGTTTTGTGAACATCTCACAAAACGCTCGTCGGGTGGTCTTCTGTGGCACAATGACCTCTGGCGGACTGGAGGTGGAGGTCAGCAAGGGCCGCTTGCGGATTGTCCGGGAAGGAAGCGTCCGGAAGTTTGTCCCGATTGTGGAACAGCAGTCCTATGCCGCCCACGTTGCCCGGCAGAAAGGACAGGAAGCTCTTTATGTGACAGAGCGGGCTGTCTTCCAGATGACGGAGGAGGGTCTGGAGTTGATTGAAGTCGCGCCCGGTATCGACCTTCAGCGCGACGTCATTGACCAGATGGGATTCCGACCGTTGATCCACGAACCGAAATTCATGCCGATCTCTGCTTTTGATCACGACACTGAGGACATCTAA
- the fabG gene encoding 3-oxoacyl-ACP reductase FabG yields MIAIDLGGKVALVTGSGQGLGKASATLLHAAGAAVVINYPPDATGQNADRAQAVAEELGNRAVALPADVCDPQQIDTLITTIQEQFGRIDIVVNNAAVIRDRTLRKMSDEEWQTVIETDLSGVFRVCRAAIACMVDGGRIVNLASISGVVGFFGQANYAAAKAGVIALTKVLSKELAPRRITVNAVAPGVVLTDMGKSIPEEVRARMLAEIPLNRFGEPEEIAHAILFLVSDLASYITGQTIHVNGGWWA; encoded by the coding sequence GTGATCGCAATTGACCTCGGCGGCAAGGTGGCCCTGGTAACCGGCTCCGGACAGGGACTTGGAAAGGCCTCGGCCACCCTCTTGCATGCAGCCGGTGCTGCCGTGGTCATCAATTATCCCCCGGACGCAACCGGCCAGAACGCCGATCGCGCTCAAGCCGTCGCCGAGGAGCTCGGCAATCGGGCCGTGGCCCTCCCGGCCGACGTGTGCGACCCTCAGCAGATCGACACCCTGATCACCACCATTCAGGAGCAGTTTGGCCGGATCGACATCGTCGTCAACAACGCCGCAGTTATCCGGGACCGAACCCTTCGCAAGATGAGCGACGAGGAGTGGCAAACCGTGATCGAAACCGACCTGAGTGGGGTCTTCCGCGTCTGCCGGGCGGCGATCGCCTGCATGGTTGACGGCGGCCGGATCGTCAATCTCGCGTCGATCTCCGGTGTCGTTGGTTTCTTCGGGCAGGCAAACTACGCGGCGGCCAAGGCTGGGGTCATCGCCTTGACGAAAGTGCTCAGCAAGGAGTTGGCCCCTCGGCGCATCACCGTCAACGCAGTCGCTCCCGGCGTCGTCCTGACCGACATGGGCAAGTCGATTCCCGAGGAAGTCCGCGCTCGGATGCTCGCCGAGATCCCCCTGAACCGTTTTGGAGAACCGGAGGAGATCGCGCATGCGATCCTCTTCCTTGTCAGCGACCTGGCAAGTTACATCACCGGGCAGACGATCCACGTCAACGGGGGATGGTGGGCGTGA